A portion of the Lolium rigidum isolate FL_2022 chromosome 1, APGP_CSIRO_Lrig_0.1, whole genome shotgun sequence genome contains these proteins:
- the LOC124677266 gene encoding respiratory burst oxidase homolog protein E-like isoform X4 produces MLELDEESMVVRSVTPTAALLAGGAGMQTPVGSGRSLSRSSSTSSRIRRTFAWLRSPSPLPEQPRQEAAVMAARERRRVQARVNRSRSGARRALKGLRFISRATGSAEATALWGSVEERFNELSRDGLLARDDFGDCIGMVDSKEFAVGVFDALARRRRLNLERISKDELHDFWLQISDQSFDARLQIFFDMVDTNVDGRITREEVQELIVLSASANKLSKLKEQAEEYALLIMEELDPEDLGYIELWQLEALLLQRDAYMSYSRPLSSRSGGSGSAAQWSQNIGGWRRAWVVALWAAAMGALFAWKFAQYRRSVAFEVMGYCLPTAKGAAETLKLNMALVLLPVCRITLTWLRSSWARFFVPFDDSIAFHKMIAMAIATGICLHAGNHLACDFPRLIASGPEEYRLLAGFFGEEKPTYRHLMSGVVGVTGIVMVVLMAVSFTLAARPLRRAASTSTRRLLPPPLGHLAGFNAFWYSHHLLVVVYLLLLVHGWFMFLVSKWHQRTTWMYIAVPFVLHVGERTLRAFRSKAQAVKILKVCLLPGNVLTITMSKPCGFRYRSGQYVFLQCPTVSPFEWHPFSITSAPGDDYISVHIQTRGDWTQELKHIFVENYFSPCLPRRASFGELGMAEQKSPPRLLVDGPYGAPAQDFRNYDVLLLVGLGIGATPFISILRDLLNNIKLADELMVARFPSADIAMETSRSEDISNTFSVSTAGSNKRRVYRTSRAHFYWVTREPGSFEWFKGVMDEVAEMDKKGIIELHNYLTSVYEERDARTTLLSMVQALNHAKHGVDIVSGTRVRTHFARPNWKEEFTRIASKHPSSTVGVFYCGKPTLAKELKKLSLDMSHKTTTRFHFHKEYF; encoded by the exons ATGCTGGAGCTGGACGAGGAGTCCATGGTGGTGCGCAGCGTGACGCCCACCGCGGCGCTGCTGGCCGGAGGAGCCGGGATGCAAACGCCCGTGGGGAGCGGGCGCAGCCTGAGCCGGAGCTCGTCGACGTCGTCGAGGATTCGCAGGACGTTCGCGTGGCTCCGGTCGCCGTCGCCTCTGCCCGAGCAGCCGCGGCAGGAGGCggccgtgatggccgcccgggagCGGCGGCGCGTGCAGGCCCGGGTGAACCGGTCGCGGTCCGGCGCGAGGCGCGCGCTCAAGGGTCTGCGGTTCATCAGCCGCGCGACGGGCTCCGCCGAGGCCACCGCGCTGTGGGGCAGCGTGGAGGAGCGCTTCAACGAACTGTCCCGCGACGGCCTCCTCGCCCGCGACGACTTCGGCGACTGCATCG GGATGGTGGACTCCAAGGAGTTCGCGGTGGGCGTGTTCGACGcgctggcgcggcggcggcggctgaaccTGGAGCGGATCAGCAAGGACGAGCTCCACGACTTCTGGCTCCAAATCTCCGACCAGAGCTTCGACGCCCGCCTGCAGATCTTCTTCGACAT GGTCGACACCAACGTGGACGGGAGGATCACGAGGGAGGAAGTGCAGGAG CTGATCGTACTGAGCGCGTCGGCGAACAAGCTGTCGAAGCTCAAGGAGCAGGCGGAGGAGTACGCGCTGCTCATCATGGAGGAGCTCGACCCAGAGGACCTGGGCTACATCGAG CTATGGCAGCTGGAGGCGCTCCTCCTGCAGCGCGACGCGTACATGAGCTACAGCCGGCCGCTCAGCAGCCGCAGCGGCGGGAGCGGCAGCGCGGCGCAGTGGAGCCAGAACATCGGC gggtggCGTCGCGCGTGGGTGGTGGCGCTGTGGGCGGCGGCGATGGGTGCGCTGTTCGCGTGGAAGTTCGCGCAGTACCGGCGGTCGGTGGCGTTCGAGGTGATGGGGTACTGCCTGCCGACGGCCAAGGGCGCCGCCGAGACGCTCAAGCTCAACATGGCGCTCGTGCTGCTCCCCGTCTGCCGCATCACGCTCACATGGCTCCGATCCTCCTGGGCGCGCTTCTTCGTCCCTTTCGACGACAGCATCGCCTTCCACAAG ATGATAGCGATGGCGATCGCGACGGGCATCTGCCTGCACGCGGGGAACCATCTGGCGTGCGACTTCCCGCGGCTGATCGCATCGGGGCCGGAGGAGTACCGGCTGCTGGCCGGCTTCTTCGGGGAGGAGAAGCCGACGTACCGGCACCTCATGTCCGGCGTGGTGGGCGTCACCGGGATCGTGATGGTGGTGCTCATGGCCGTGTCCTTCACCCTGGCGGCGCGCCCGCTGCGGAGGGCGGCGTCCACGTCCACCCGGcggctcctcccgccgccgctcggcCACCTCGCCGGCTTCAACGCCTTCTGGTACTCGCACCACCTGCTCGTCGTCGTCTACCTCCTGCTGCTCGTCCACGGCTGGTTCATGTTCCTCGTCAGCAAGTGGCACCAGAGAACG ACATGGATGTACATTGCTGTGCCGTTTGTCCTTCACGTTGGTGAACGAACGTTACGAGCCTTCCGTTCCAAGGCCCAAGCAGTCAAGATCCTCAAG GTGTGCCTTCTACCAGGAAATGTGTTGACCATTACAATGTCAAAGCCATGTGGTTTCAGATACAGAAGTGGACAATATGTTTTCCTTCAGTGTCCAACTGTTTCTCCTTTTGAATG GCACCCTTTTTCCATCACTTCAGCTCCTGGAGACGACTACATCAGTGTTCATATCCAGACGAGGGGGGACTGGACACAAGAGCTCAAGCATATTTTTGTTGAGAACTACTTCTCGCCATGCCTGCCCAGAAGAGCATCATTTGGAGAGCTAGGCATGGCAGAACAGAAGAG TCCTCCGAGGTTGCTTGTCGACGGCCCATATGGTGCTCCGGCACAGGATTTTAGGAACTATGATGTTTTGCTTCTCGTTGGCCTTGGAATCGGCGCGACACCTTTCATAAGCATTCTAAGAGATCTGCTGAACAACATTAAGCTGGCTGATGAACTGATGGTAGCACGATTTCCATCAGCA GACATAGCAATGGAGACCAGTAGGTCCGAGGATATCAGTAACACCTTCAGTGTATCAACAGCAGGCAGCAACAAAAGGAGAGTGTATCGGACAAGTCGTGCACACTTCTACTGGGTTACAAGGGAGCCAGGATCATTCGAATGGTTCAAGGGGGTGATGGACGAGGTTGCTGAAATGGACAAGAAG GGTATCATAGAGCTCCACAACTATCTGACAAGTGTGTATGAGGAGCGTGATGCAAGGACGACTTTGCTTTCAATGGTGCAAGCCCTGAACCATGCGAAGCATGGTGTAGACATAGTATCAGGCACCAGG GTCAGGACAcattttgcaaggcctaactggaAGGAAGAATTCACGAGAATTGCTTCCAAGCACCCAAGTTCGACAGTTG GGGTTTTTTACTGTGGGAAACCCACACTAGCAAAAGAACTGAAGAAACTATCACTTGACATGAGCCACAAGACGACGACTCGCTTCCATTTCCATAAGGAATACTTCTGA
- the LOC124677266 gene encoding respiratory burst oxidase homolog protein E-like isoform X2 — MAARERRRVQARVNRSRSGARRALKGLRFISRATGSAEATALWGSVEERFNELSRDGLLARDDFGDCIGMVDSKEFAVGVFDALARRRRLNLERISKDELHDFWLQISDQSFDARLQIFFDMVDTNVDGRITREEVQELIVLSASANKLSKLKEQAEEYALLIMEELDPEDLGYIELWQLEALLLQRDAYMSYSRPLSSRSGGSGSAAHWLRKWISPRRAACRARVAAEEGWRRAWVVALWAAAMGALFAWKFAQYRRSVAFEVMGYCLPTAKGAAETLKLNMALVLLPVCRITLTWLRSSWARFFVPFDDSIAFHKMIAMAIATGICLHAGNHLACDFPRLIASGPEEYRLLAGFFGEEKPTYRHLMSGVVGVTGIVMVVLMAVSFTLAARPLRRAASTSTRRLLPPPLGHLAGFNAFWYSHHLLVVVYLLLLVHGWFMFLVSKWHQRTTWMYIAVPFVLHVGERTLRAFRSKAQAVKILKVCLLPGNVLTITMSKPCGFRYRSGQYVFLQCPTVSPFEWHPFSITSAPGDDYISVHIQTRGDWTQELKHIFVENYFSPCLPRRASFGELGMAEQKSPPRLLVDGPYGAPAQDFRNYDVLLLVGLGIGATPFISILRDLLNNIKLADELMVARFPSADIAMETSRSEDISNTFSVSTAGSNKRRVYRTSRAHFYWVTREPGSFEWFKGVMDEVAEMDKKGIIELHNYLTSVYEERDARTTLLSMVQALNHAKHGVDIVSGTRVRTHFARPNWKEEFTRIASKHPSSTVGVFYCGKPTLAKELKKLSLDMSHKTTTRFHFHKEYF, encoded by the exons atggccgcccgggagCGGCGGCGCGTGCAGGCCCGGGTGAACCGGTCGCGGTCCGGCGCGAGGCGCGCGCTCAAGGGTCTGCGGTTCATCAGCCGCGCGACGGGCTCCGCCGAGGCCACCGCGCTGTGGGGCAGCGTGGAGGAGCGCTTCAACGAACTGTCCCGCGACGGCCTCCTCGCCCGCGACGACTTCGGCGACTGCATCG GGATGGTGGACTCCAAGGAGTTCGCGGTGGGCGTGTTCGACGcgctggcgcggcggcggcggctgaaccTGGAGCGGATCAGCAAGGACGAGCTCCACGACTTCTGGCTCCAAATCTCCGACCAGAGCTTCGACGCCCGCCTGCAGATCTTCTTCGACAT GGTCGACACCAACGTGGACGGGAGGATCACGAGGGAGGAAGTGCAGGAG CTGATCGTACTGAGCGCGTCGGCGAACAAGCTGTCGAAGCTCAAGGAGCAGGCGGAGGAGTACGCGCTGCTCATCATGGAGGAGCTCGACCCAGAGGACCTGGGCTACATCGAG CTATGGCAGCTGGAGGCGCTCCTCCTGCAGCGCGACGCGTACATGAGCTACAGCCGGCCGCTCAGCAGCCGCAGCGGCGGGAGCGGCAGCGCGGCGCA CTGGCTGCGGAAATGGATCAGCCCGCGGCGCGCGGCGTGCAGGGcgcgggtggcggcggaggaggggtggCGTCGCGCGTGGGTGGTGGCGCTGTGGGCGGCGGCGATGGGTGCGCTGTTCGCGTGGAAGTTCGCGCAGTACCGGCGGTCGGTGGCGTTCGAGGTGATGGGGTACTGCCTGCCGACGGCCAAGGGCGCCGCCGAGACGCTCAAGCTCAACATGGCGCTCGTGCTGCTCCCCGTCTGCCGCATCACGCTCACATGGCTCCGATCCTCCTGGGCGCGCTTCTTCGTCCCTTTCGACGACAGCATCGCCTTCCACAAG ATGATAGCGATGGCGATCGCGACGGGCATCTGCCTGCACGCGGGGAACCATCTGGCGTGCGACTTCCCGCGGCTGATCGCATCGGGGCCGGAGGAGTACCGGCTGCTGGCCGGCTTCTTCGGGGAGGAGAAGCCGACGTACCGGCACCTCATGTCCGGCGTGGTGGGCGTCACCGGGATCGTGATGGTGGTGCTCATGGCCGTGTCCTTCACCCTGGCGGCGCGCCCGCTGCGGAGGGCGGCGTCCACGTCCACCCGGcggctcctcccgccgccgctcggcCACCTCGCCGGCTTCAACGCCTTCTGGTACTCGCACCACCTGCTCGTCGTCGTCTACCTCCTGCTGCTCGTCCACGGCTGGTTCATGTTCCTCGTCAGCAAGTGGCACCAGAGAACG ACATGGATGTACATTGCTGTGCCGTTTGTCCTTCACGTTGGTGAACGAACGTTACGAGCCTTCCGTTCCAAGGCCCAAGCAGTCAAGATCCTCAAG GTGTGCCTTCTACCAGGAAATGTGTTGACCATTACAATGTCAAAGCCATGTGGTTTCAGATACAGAAGTGGACAATATGTTTTCCTTCAGTGTCCAACTGTTTCTCCTTTTGAATG GCACCCTTTTTCCATCACTTCAGCTCCTGGAGACGACTACATCAGTGTTCATATCCAGACGAGGGGGGACTGGACACAAGAGCTCAAGCATATTTTTGTTGAGAACTACTTCTCGCCATGCCTGCCCAGAAGAGCATCATTTGGAGAGCTAGGCATGGCAGAACAGAAGAG TCCTCCGAGGTTGCTTGTCGACGGCCCATATGGTGCTCCGGCACAGGATTTTAGGAACTATGATGTTTTGCTTCTCGTTGGCCTTGGAATCGGCGCGACACCTTTCATAAGCATTCTAAGAGATCTGCTGAACAACATTAAGCTGGCTGATGAACTGATGGTAGCACGATTTCCATCAGCA GACATAGCAATGGAGACCAGTAGGTCCGAGGATATCAGTAACACCTTCAGTGTATCAACAGCAGGCAGCAACAAAAGGAGAGTGTATCGGACAAGTCGTGCACACTTCTACTGGGTTACAAGGGAGCCAGGATCATTCGAATGGTTCAAGGGGGTGATGGACGAGGTTGCTGAAATGGACAAGAAG GGTATCATAGAGCTCCACAACTATCTGACAAGTGTGTATGAGGAGCGTGATGCAAGGACGACTTTGCTTTCAATGGTGCAAGCCCTGAACCATGCGAAGCATGGTGTAGACATAGTATCAGGCACCAGG GTCAGGACAcattttgcaaggcctaactggaAGGAAGAATTCACGAGAATTGCTTCCAAGCACCCAAGTTCGACAGTTG GGGTTTTTTACTGTGGGAAACCCACACTAGCAAAAGAACTGAAGAAACTATCACTTGACATGAGCCACAAGACGACGACTCGCTTCCATTTCCATAAGGAATACTTCTGA
- the LOC124677266 gene encoding respiratory burst oxidase homolog protein E-like isoform X3 produces MLELDEESMVVRSVTPTAALLAGGAGMQTPVGSGRSLSRSSSTSSRIRRTFAWLRSPSPLPEQPRQEAAVMAARERRRVQARVNRSRSGARRALKGLRFISRATGSAEATALWGSVEERFNELSRDGLLARDDFGDCIGMVDSKEFAVGVFDALARRRRLNLERISKDELHDFWLQISDQSFDARLQIFFDMVDTNVDGRITREEVQELIVLSASANKLSKLKEQAEEYALLIMEELDPEDLGYIELWQLEALLLQRDAYMSYSRPLSSRSGGSGSARSWLRKWISPRRAACRARVAAEEGWRRAWVVALWAAAMGALFAWKFAQYRRSVAFEVMGYCLPTAKGAAETLKLNMALVLLPVCRITLTWLRSSWARFFVPFDDSIAFHKMIAMAIATGICLHAGNHLACDFPRLIASGPEEYRLLAGFFGEEKPTYRHLMSGVVGVTGIVMVVLMAVSFTLAARPLRRAASTSTRRLLPPPLGHLAGFNAFWYSHHLLVVVYLLLLVHGWFMFLVSKWHQRTTWMYIAVPFVLHVGERTLRAFRSKAQAVKILKVCLLPGNVLTITMSKPCGFRYRSGQYVFLQCPTVSPFEWHPFSITSAPGDDYISVHIQTRGDWTQELKHIFVENYFSPCLPRRASFGELGMAEQKSPPRLLVDGPYGAPAQDFRNYDVLLLVGLGIGATPFISILRDLLNNIKLADELMVARFPSADIAMETSRSEDISNTFSVSTAGSNKRRVYRTSRAHFYWVTREPGSFEWFKGVMDEVAEMDKKGIIELHNYLTSVYEERDARTTLLSMVQALNHAKHGVDIVSGTRVRTHFARPNWKEEFTRIASKHPSSTVGVFYCGKPTLAKELKKLSLDMSHKTTTRFHFHKEYF; encoded by the exons ATGCTGGAGCTGGACGAGGAGTCCATGGTGGTGCGCAGCGTGACGCCCACCGCGGCGCTGCTGGCCGGAGGAGCCGGGATGCAAACGCCCGTGGGGAGCGGGCGCAGCCTGAGCCGGAGCTCGTCGACGTCGTCGAGGATTCGCAGGACGTTCGCGTGGCTCCGGTCGCCGTCGCCTCTGCCCGAGCAGCCGCGGCAGGAGGCggccgtgatggccgcccgggagCGGCGGCGCGTGCAGGCCCGGGTGAACCGGTCGCGGTCCGGCGCGAGGCGCGCGCTCAAGGGTCTGCGGTTCATCAGCCGCGCGACGGGCTCCGCCGAGGCCACCGCGCTGTGGGGCAGCGTGGAGGAGCGCTTCAACGAACTGTCCCGCGACGGCCTCCTCGCCCGCGACGACTTCGGCGACTGCATCG GGATGGTGGACTCCAAGGAGTTCGCGGTGGGCGTGTTCGACGcgctggcgcggcggcggcggctgaaccTGGAGCGGATCAGCAAGGACGAGCTCCACGACTTCTGGCTCCAAATCTCCGACCAGAGCTTCGACGCCCGCCTGCAGATCTTCTTCGACAT GGTCGACACCAACGTGGACGGGAGGATCACGAGGGAGGAAGTGCAGGAG CTGATCGTACTGAGCGCGTCGGCGAACAAGCTGTCGAAGCTCAAGGAGCAGGCGGAGGAGTACGCGCTGCTCATCATGGAGGAGCTCGACCCAGAGGACCTGGGCTACATCGAG CTATGGCAGCTGGAGGCGCTCCTCCTGCAGCGCGACGCGTACATGAGCTACAGCCGGCCGCTCAGCAGCCGCAGCGGCGGGAGCGGCAGCGCG AGGAGCTGGCTGCGGAAATGGATCAGCCCGCGGCGCGCGGCGTGCAGGGcgcgggtggcggcggaggaggggtggCGTCGCGCGTGGGTGGTGGCGCTGTGGGCGGCGGCGATGGGTGCGCTGTTCGCGTGGAAGTTCGCGCAGTACCGGCGGTCGGTGGCGTTCGAGGTGATGGGGTACTGCCTGCCGACGGCCAAGGGCGCCGCCGAGACGCTCAAGCTCAACATGGCGCTCGTGCTGCTCCCCGTCTGCCGCATCACGCTCACATGGCTCCGATCCTCCTGGGCGCGCTTCTTCGTCCCTTTCGACGACAGCATCGCCTTCCACAAG ATGATAGCGATGGCGATCGCGACGGGCATCTGCCTGCACGCGGGGAACCATCTGGCGTGCGACTTCCCGCGGCTGATCGCATCGGGGCCGGAGGAGTACCGGCTGCTGGCCGGCTTCTTCGGGGAGGAGAAGCCGACGTACCGGCACCTCATGTCCGGCGTGGTGGGCGTCACCGGGATCGTGATGGTGGTGCTCATGGCCGTGTCCTTCACCCTGGCGGCGCGCCCGCTGCGGAGGGCGGCGTCCACGTCCACCCGGcggctcctcccgccgccgctcggcCACCTCGCCGGCTTCAACGCCTTCTGGTACTCGCACCACCTGCTCGTCGTCGTCTACCTCCTGCTGCTCGTCCACGGCTGGTTCATGTTCCTCGTCAGCAAGTGGCACCAGAGAACG ACATGGATGTACATTGCTGTGCCGTTTGTCCTTCACGTTGGTGAACGAACGTTACGAGCCTTCCGTTCCAAGGCCCAAGCAGTCAAGATCCTCAAG GTGTGCCTTCTACCAGGAAATGTGTTGACCATTACAATGTCAAAGCCATGTGGTTTCAGATACAGAAGTGGACAATATGTTTTCCTTCAGTGTCCAACTGTTTCTCCTTTTGAATG GCACCCTTTTTCCATCACTTCAGCTCCTGGAGACGACTACATCAGTGTTCATATCCAGACGAGGGGGGACTGGACACAAGAGCTCAAGCATATTTTTGTTGAGAACTACTTCTCGCCATGCCTGCCCAGAAGAGCATCATTTGGAGAGCTAGGCATGGCAGAACAGAAGAG TCCTCCGAGGTTGCTTGTCGACGGCCCATATGGTGCTCCGGCACAGGATTTTAGGAACTATGATGTTTTGCTTCTCGTTGGCCTTGGAATCGGCGCGACACCTTTCATAAGCATTCTAAGAGATCTGCTGAACAACATTAAGCTGGCTGATGAACTGATGGTAGCACGATTTCCATCAGCA GACATAGCAATGGAGACCAGTAGGTCCGAGGATATCAGTAACACCTTCAGTGTATCAACAGCAGGCAGCAACAAAAGGAGAGTGTATCGGACAAGTCGTGCACACTTCTACTGGGTTACAAGGGAGCCAGGATCATTCGAATGGTTCAAGGGGGTGATGGACGAGGTTGCTGAAATGGACAAGAAG GGTATCATAGAGCTCCACAACTATCTGACAAGTGTGTATGAGGAGCGTGATGCAAGGACGACTTTGCTTTCAATGGTGCAAGCCCTGAACCATGCGAAGCATGGTGTAGACATAGTATCAGGCACCAGG GTCAGGACAcattttgcaaggcctaactggaAGGAAGAATTCACGAGAATTGCTTCCAAGCACCCAAGTTCGACAGTTG GGGTTTTTTACTGTGGGAAACCCACACTAGCAAAAGAACTGAAGAAACTATCACTTGACATGAGCCACAAGACGACGACTCGCTTCCATTTCCATAAGGAATACTTCTGA
- the LOC124677266 gene encoding respiratory burst oxidase homolog protein E-like isoform X1, giving the protein MWTPSRGLGSGRRLGLRRIADYLGEDHTEASDSESFITTHSDELLASTSGAMGGMLPEFLADQSDLVEVMLELDEESMVVRSVTPTAALLAGGAGMQTPVGSGRSLSRSSSTSSRIRRTFAWLRSPSPLPEQPRQEAAVMAARERRRVQARVNRSRSGARRALKGLRFISRATGSAEATALWGSVEERFNELSRDGLLARDDFGDCIGMVDSKEFAVGVFDALARRRRLNLERISKDELHDFWLQISDQSFDARLQIFFDMVDTNVDGRITREEVQELIVLSASANKLSKLKEQAEEYALLIMEELDPEDLGYIELWQLEALLLQRDAYMSYSRPLSSRSGGSGSAAQWSQNIGVGGGAQHDQQPATAPGQRKRSWLRKWISPRRAACRARVAAEEGWRRAWVVALWAAAMGALFAWKFAQYRRSVAFEVMGYCLPTAKGAAETLKLNMALVLLPVCRITLTWLRSSWARFFVPFDDSIAFHKMIAMAIATGICLHAGNHLACDFPRLIASGPEEYRLLAGFFGEEKPTYRHLMSGVVGVTGIVMVVLMAVSFTLAARPLRRAASTSTRRLLPPPLGHLAGFNAFWYSHHLLVVVYLLLLVHGWFMFLVSKWHQRTTWMYIAVPFVLHVGERTLRAFRSKAQAVKILKVCLLPGNVLTITMSKPCGFRYRSGQYVFLQCPTVSPFEWHPFSITSAPGDDYISVHIQTRGDWTQELKHIFVENYFSPCLPRRASFGELGMAEQKSPPRLLVDGPYGAPAQDFRNYDVLLLVGLGIGATPFISILRDLLNNIKLADELMDIAMETSRSEDISNTFSVSTAGSNKRRVYRTSRAHFYWVTREPGSFEWFKGVMDEVAEMDKKGIIELHNYLTSVYEERDARTTLLSMVQALNHAKHGVDIVSGTRVRTHFARPNWKEEFTRIASKHPSSTVGVFYCGKPTLAKELKKLSLDMSHKTTTRFHFHKEYF; this is encoded by the exons ATGTGGACGCCGTCGCGAGGGCTGGGCAgcgggcggcggctcgggctGCGTCGCATCGCGGACTACCTCGGCGAGGACCACACCGAGGCGTCCGACAGCGAGTCCTTCATCACGACGCACAGCGACGAGCTCCTCGCGTCGACGTCGGGCGCCATGGGCGGAATGCTGCCGGAGTTTCTGGCCGACCAGAGCGACCTGGTGGAGGTGATGCTGGAGCTGGACGAGGAGTCCATGGTGGTGCGCAGCGTGACGCCCACCGCGGCGCTGCTGGCCGGAGGAGCCGGGATGCAAACGCCCGTGGGGAGCGGGCGCAGCCTGAGCCGGAGCTCGTCGACGTCGTCGAGGATTCGCAGGACGTTCGCGTGGCTCCGGTCGCCGTCGCCTCTGCCCGAGCAGCCGCGGCAGGAGGCggccgtgatggccgcccgggagCGGCGGCGCGTGCAGGCCCGGGTGAACCGGTCGCGGTCCGGCGCGAGGCGCGCGCTCAAGGGTCTGCGGTTCATCAGCCGCGCGACGGGCTCCGCCGAGGCCACCGCGCTGTGGGGCAGCGTGGAGGAGCGCTTCAACGAACTGTCCCGCGACGGCCTCCTCGCCCGCGACGACTTCGGCGACTGCATCG GGATGGTGGACTCCAAGGAGTTCGCGGTGGGCGTGTTCGACGcgctggcgcggcggcggcggctgaaccTGGAGCGGATCAGCAAGGACGAGCTCCACGACTTCTGGCTCCAAATCTCCGACCAGAGCTTCGACGCCCGCCTGCAGATCTTCTTCGACAT GGTCGACACCAACGTGGACGGGAGGATCACGAGGGAGGAAGTGCAGGAG CTGATCGTACTGAGCGCGTCGGCGAACAAGCTGTCGAAGCTCAAGGAGCAGGCGGAGGAGTACGCGCTGCTCATCATGGAGGAGCTCGACCCAGAGGACCTGGGCTACATCGAG CTATGGCAGCTGGAGGCGCTCCTCCTGCAGCGCGACGCGTACATGAGCTACAGCCGGCCGCTCAGCAGCCGCAGCGGCGGGAGCGGCAGCGCGGCGCAGTGGAGCCAGAACATCGGCGTCGGCGGAGGCGCGCAGCATGATCAGCAGCCCGCGACGGCACCGGGGCAACGGAAGAGGAGCTGGCTGCGGAAATGGATCAGCCCGCGGCGCGCGGCGTGCAGGGcgcgggtggcggcggaggaggggtggCGTCGCGCGTGGGTGGTGGCGCTGTGGGCGGCGGCGATGGGTGCGCTGTTCGCGTGGAAGTTCGCGCAGTACCGGCGGTCGGTGGCGTTCGAGGTGATGGGGTACTGCCTGCCGACGGCCAAGGGCGCCGCCGAGACGCTCAAGCTCAACATGGCGCTCGTGCTGCTCCCCGTCTGCCGCATCACGCTCACATGGCTCCGATCCTCCTGGGCGCGCTTCTTCGTCCCTTTCGACGACAGCATCGCCTTCCACAAG ATGATAGCGATGGCGATCGCGACGGGCATCTGCCTGCACGCGGGGAACCATCTGGCGTGCGACTTCCCGCGGCTGATCGCATCGGGGCCGGAGGAGTACCGGCTGCTGGCCGGCTTCTTCGGGGAGGAGAAGCCGACGTACCGGCACCTCATGTCCGGCGTGGTGGGCGTCACCGGGATCGTGATGGTGGTGCTCATGGCCGTGTCCTTCACCCTGGCGGCGCGCCCGCTGCGGAGGGCGGCGTCCACGTCCACCCGGcggctcctcccgccgccgctcggcCACCTCGCCGGCTTCAACGCCTTCTGGTACTCGCACCACCTGCTCGTCGTCGTCTACCTCCTGCTGCTCGTCCACGGCTGGTTCATGTTCCTCGTCAGCAAGTGGCACCAGAGAACG ACATGGATGTACATTGCTGTGCCGTTTGTCCTTCACGTTGGTGAACGAACGTTACGAGCCTTCCGTTCCAAGGCCCAAGCAGTCAAGATCCTCAAG GTGTGCCTTCTACCAGGAAATGTGTTGACCATTACAATGTCAAAGCCATGTGGTTTCAGATACAGAAGTGGACAATATGTTTTCCTTCAGTGTCCAACTGTTTCTCCTTTTGAATG GCACCCTTTTTCCATCACTTCAGCTCCTGGAGACGACTACATCAGTGTTCATATCCAGACGAGGGGGGACTGGACACAAGAGCTCAAGCATATTTTTGTTGAGAACTACTTCTCGCCATGCCTGCCCAGAAGAGCATCATTTGGAGAGCTAGGCATGGCAGAACAGAAGAG TCCTCCGAGGTTGCTTGTCGACGGCCCATATGGTGCTCCGGCACAGGATTTTAGGAACTATGATGTTTTGCTTCTCGTTGGCCTTGGAATCGGCGCGACACCTTTCATAAGCATTCTAAGAGATCTGCTGAACAACATTAAGCTGGCTGATGAACTGATG GACATAGCAATGGAGACCAGTAGGTCCGAGGATATCAGTAACACCTTCAGTGTATCAACAGCAGGCAGCAACAAAAGGAGAGTGTATCGGACAAGTCGTGCACACTTCTACTGGGTTACAAGGGAGCCAGGATCATTCGAATGGTTCAAGGGGGTGATGGACGAGGTTGCTGAAATGGACAAGAAG GGTATCATAGAGCTCCACAACTATCTGACAAGTGTGTATGAGGAGCGTGATGCAAGGACGACTTTGCTTTCAATGGTGCAAGCCCTGAACCATGCGAAGCATGGTGTAGACATAGTATCAGGCACCAGG GTCAGGACAcattttgcaaggcctaactggaAGGAAGAATTCACGAGAATTGCTTCCAAGCACCCAAGTTCGACAGTTG GGGTTTTTTACTGTGGGAAACCCACACTAGCAAAAGAACTGAAGAAACTATCACTTGACATGAGCCACAAGACGACGACTCGCTTCCATTTCCATAAGGAATACTTCTGA